The Chitinophaga pinensis DSM 2588 region AGCAAAGATGACGCGAAGGATAATAACATCCTTCAGAAAGGATTGAGAGGCAAGATCATCTATTCTTCCTGCGCAACGACCGTTGTACAGGTGCTGAATAAAGATATTGGTGCGGAATGGACCAACTGCCACAATCAGCAGACTTTCCAACATGTGATCGGTGTCAATATCATTAACCGGAATGGCATAGCGGCAGAAGCAGCATTTAACTTCAATATCGTTCAGAAAGAACCAGAAATGAAATGCGATATGGGGGATTGTGGCCCTATCAACTATGAGACGATTGTGATTACCGGCAATTAACCTCAAAATTTTATCTATATACGATCAACCTCTTTGTTATTCTGTAGCATTCTTTTATGGCTGCTCTTCACTGGCTGCCGTAAAGACGAGGATCAATATTATGTAGGCATCGTTGTATATCAGTCCTGCACAACAACCGTTGTGGCAGTCACTAACCGGGATTATGGTGTAGCCTGGACCAACTGTCACAACGGAGCACGTTATGAACATGTTTTTGAAGCACACGTTTCCGGTACAGGCCATCTGGGAGATGGGCTGCATCCAGGTGACAAAATCAGGTTTGAACTGGCGCCCGGAGAATCATTTGCACACTGCAAGGTAATGGACTGTACGCCTTCACTGACAGCCACTGTTATTCTCCGGTGAGTTTAACTTCGTATTAACCAAATCCGGCTATTTATGCGATAATTTGCCCTGCTTTAAAATCGTTAACCCATGAAGCAGGCATTATGGAAGGCTTATTGCAGCTTTTCAGTCAAAGAACGGCAGGGAATTTTATTACTGTTATTAGTAACAGTTGTCTGTGCAGCAACACCTGCTTTGTGGGAGTATTGTATGCCACCGGCAGCCCTGAAGACGGACAGTACTTTGCTGGCTGAGGTCAGGGCATTCCGTTCGTCTTTGTCTGCGACAGCTGTTAAAGGAAGTGATGACGTAAAACATCACCAGCGATTTTACTTTGATCCGAATACAATTGATGCTGAAGGATGGAGCGCGCTCGGGCTACCGGAGCGTACTATCCGGATGATAGCACGCTATCGGGATAAGGGAGGGCAATTCCGCCGTAAAGAAGATCTGTTGCGGATCTATGGACTATCGCCTGTACTTGCCTGTGAACTGTTACCATACGTGCGTATTTCCGCCCCGGTAGCGAAAAAAGATACCGGTTATCCGTCAGGGACTGCCTTTGCTGCCAGACAACCTTATAAGGTGGGAAAGCGCATCCCGCAACTGGATATCAACACCGCTGATTCAATGCAATGGGAAGCACTCCCGGGTATCGGACCGGTGCTGGCAGCGCGCATTGTGAAATTCAGGGATAGGCTGGGCGGATTCTATACAGTCGCACAGATAGGCGAGACTTTCGGATTGCCGGACAGTACATTTAATAAAATTCAACCGTACCTCAGATTGTCTACAGTTTCACTAAAAAAACTGGACCTCAATCAGACGGATGAAAAATCTTTGGCACAACATCCATATATCCGCTATAAACTGGCGCGGTTAATCATACTGTATCGTAGTAACCACGGGGCTTTCAGGCGACTGGATGACCTTCTTGGCATACCATTGGTAGATGATAGTATTTATCGTAAAATTGAACATTACATCAAAACAGAAAATTCCCCTTTATGAACTTTGAGCCCACTGAAATGCAGCAACAGATTACACAGGTGATTCGCGATTTCGGAAAGATACATATGCAACCCTATATCCTTGAATGGGATGAGAATCAATCTTTTCCTGTTCAGTTATTCAAACAGTTGGGAGAACTGGGGCTTATGGGCGTACTCGTACCCGAAAAATATGGCGGCAGCGGCCTGGGATACCTGGAGTATGTCACCGTGATCAGTGAAATAGCAAAGATCTGTGGCGCTATCGGATTGAGCGTGGCAGCACATAATTCACTCTGTACCGGTCATATTCTGCAATTCGGATCAGAAGAGCAGAAACAGCGTTATCTGCCAAAACTCGCCAGTGCTGAATGGATTGGCGCCTGGGGACTAACAGAGCCGAATACAGGTTCTGATGCCATGAATATGAAATGCGTAGCACGCAGGGAAGGAGATGAATGGGTACTCAATGGTACCAAATGCTGGATTACACATGGTAAAAGCGGCGATGTGGCCGTTGTGATCGCGAGAACGGGAGATGTCAGGGATAGCCATGGTATGAGCGCTTTTGTGGTGGAAAGAGGAACGCCGGGTTTCAGTGGTGGTAAAAAGGAAAATAAATTGGGTATGCGGGCTTCTGAGACCGCAGAAATGATATTTGACAATTGTCGTATACCGGTAGCCAACATGCTGGGTAATGAAGGAGATGGTTTTATTCAGTCGATGAAAGTATTGGATGGCGGACGTATTTCTATCGCCGCACTTTCGCTTGGTATCGCAAAAGGCGCTTATGAAGCTGCGTTGAAATATGCACAGGAAAGACACCAGTTTGACAAGCCAATTGCCAGTTTTCAGGGTATCTCATTTAAACTGGCGGATATGGCCACAGAGATCATGGCGGCAGAATTACTGACCATGCAGGCCGCAGATGGTAAAACAAGAGGGGCGAAGGTGACGCAACACGCCGCTATGGCGAAATACTATGCCTCAGAGGTGGCGGTAAAAGCAGCTAATGAAGCTGTACAGATCTTTGGTGGTTATGGCTATACAAAAGACTTCCCGGTGGAGAAATTCTACCGTGACGCCAAATTGTGTACAATAGGAGAGGGTACTTCTGAAATACAGAAGCTGGTGATCGCCCGCGAAGCGTTAAAATAATAGGAACAGATTGTTATAAGTGGTCACACCGTCGGGCGTTGCCCGGCGGTTTTTTATTTGTTTTAAGGACCATATTGGCTGCCGTTTTCCGCTATTACTTGTATGAAAGACAGAAATAGTTATCAATTTCAAAGACTGAGGCATGTGGGCTATACTCTCTTCACACCTTTTCTTATCTTCATCTGACTAAATTAACTATGTCATGAGCTTTGAAGAACAATTACACCAAATGTTCCCTACAGCTGACGCAATTCCAGCCGAATACAGGCTGGAGAAGGAAGTACATCAGCGGGAATACCTTTCAGGTGGTGAGATGAAACCATGGAATGGCGATGTGCATACAGTGTTATCTCCGATCTGTATTCAGACAGCCAACGGACTGGAGAGAAAAGTGATTGGTTCCTATCCTTTATGTGGCCCGGAAGAGGCGATGGCCGCGCTGGATGCAGCAGTACTCGCCTACAATGACGGTCGCGGAGAATGGCCTACAATGCCGGTTCCTGAACGTATTGCCTGTATGGAGAAATTCACGGGTAAGATGATCGAAAAGAAACCGGAGATCGTTCAACTCATTATGTGGGAGATCGGTAAATCTTATGCCGATTCCGTTAAAGAGTTTGACCGTACTATCGAATATATCAACACGACCATAGACGCACTTAAAGATCTGGACCGCAACTCCAGCCGCTTTGAAATTGAACAGGGTATTATCGCCCAGATCAGGCGTTCTCCATTGGGCGTAGTGCTTTGTATGGGACCATTCAACTACCCGCTGAATGAAACCTTTACCACGCTGATCCCTGCGCTGATCATGGGGAATACAATACTGTTCAAACCACCGAAACACGGTACTTTATTACACTATCCACTGCTGGAAGCTTTTGCCAGCTGTTTCCCGAAAGGTGTTGTAAATACCATCTACGGTCGTGGTAACGTAATTATCGGTCCGTTGATGGAAACGGGTAAGATCAATGTCCTGACACTGATAGGTAGCAGTAGGGTGGCTAATCAGCTGAAGAAAATGCACCCGAAAGTAAACCGTCTGAGAGCCATCCTCGGACTGGATGCTAAAAATGCTGCTATTATCTCTGATAAGGCGGATCTTGACCTTGCGGTACAGGAAACGGTACTGGGTTCATTGTCATTTAACGGACAGCGTTGTACTGCCCTGAAGATCATATTTGTGCACAGCAAAGTGGCAGATGTATTCCTGCAGAAACTCAGTGCCGCTATCAGCCAGCTGAAAATCGGTATGCCATGGGAAAAAGGCGTGTTCCTGACCCCATTACCAGAACCGCAGAAACCGGCTTACCTGAAGGAGTGTATTGATGACGCCATTGCCAACGGCGCAAAGATCATCAATGAAAACGGCGGTGCTGCCTATGAATCATTCGTGTACCCGGCGGTGTTATATCCGGTAAACGATAAGATGAAATTATACAGAGAGGAGCAATTTGGTCCGGTAATTCCAGTCATCCCATTTGATGATATCGAAACGCCGATCGAATACCTGATTGAATCAGATCATGGTCAGCAGGTAAGCCTGTTCTCCAATGATGCTGACGAACTGGCTTCGCTGATAGATCCGCTGGTGAACCAGGTAAGCCGCGTTAATATCAATTGCCAGTGTCAGCGTGGTCCCGACGTATATCCGTTCACAGGACGTAAGGATTCTGCAGAAGGTACATTAAGTGTACCAGATGCATTGCGTGCATTTTCGATTCGTTCAATGGTTGCCACAAAACAATCGGAAATGAACAAAAATTTGCTCAATCGAATCGTAAATGATCAGACTTCAAACTTTTTATCAACAAAATATATATTCTGATCAAAATATTATTCGAGGGTAAAATAATTGTTACAACACTATGATATAGTTGTTTAACTATATTTTAAAATTATAATGTGAAGATTATTATTATCTTTTTTTGCAAAAAAATGACTGTTAGTGGCTTAGGGTGATGGAATTGTGGATTAAGAACGTTAAATTTGGGTTAATTCATCACTCTTTACCATTTATCAACCTTCAACAAAAAGAAAGACAATCGAAACATTTTTACGCAACCCACAAGAAAAGCATCCGCTTCCACAAAGCGGATGTTTTTTTGTCCTGCGGAGAGTGTATAAACGATCGCTCTAACTGTTAGTAAGTCCCAGGTATGTGATCGACTACCGGACGAAAAGGAAAAAGGCCGATCTGTCTCAGACAGATCGGCCTTTTATTATCCTTTACTCCTGGTTTAGTGCTCCAGGAAATCATTTTCTTTACTTTCATCGGTTGTGCCACTAGTGCCTGCTCTTTTTTCAATATCTGCAAACCATTTTTCTACAGTACCTGACAGAAATACGGGCACTTTTCCCCTTACATACTCTTTCAGTATTTCGAAAGTTTTCACTGCCTGCTCATTGGAGAGTCCGGCTTTTTCTTGAAGTTCTTTTAAGAGGTCCATATCGTATTACTTTGAGTTTAAAGGTAGGAGAAAATGCAGTAAGTATGAATTATATTCTATTTTTGCCGGAGCAATCCCCTATACCTATGAGCAGAATACCTGTTGGAATCCGCCATTTTACCAGGCGAGCCCTATCCAAAGAAGAGGCAGGATGCATTGACGCAATGCCTGGCGCGTTGCAACTCGAATATGTCCAGTATTACTTTCACATCTGTCAGATCCCGGTGTTACCGACGAAAGCCGGCTGGTATGCACGTAATAAAGAGAATGTGATTGAAAAATTGCCGGAGGACATAGCTGCGCAACTCAATGCTATCTATCATCCCCGTGTTTCTCTCTGGGCCTGTCTGGGACCATTGATGCTGATCACTGTCGTGGCGCTGGCCTTCCTTGTAAAAGGACTGGCTGCGTACTACACGGAAAAGCATATCCTATGAAGCATGATAAAAAACGCATCAGGTATAAGCCGCATTATTAGAAAGAAGATTGCTGCTGCTAACTTAATCGTATATGTTAGTCCGGCATAACCGTCTTTGCTATGGCCGGTTTGTGCTGAAGATATACATCGGGCAACGGCTTATGCCCATCAATAGTAATACTGCTATGACATTATTCCCTGCCTTATAAGACTATACCTATGTTATTCATTTTTGGCACTAATTCCTATGTCAGGAAAACGATCTATCCTTCCGAGTTAAAAATGGAAGTACCGGCTGATATCAGCCGCTTTGAGTATGTACAACACTATATGCATCTCTTTTATCTTCCTGTTATGCCGGTAGACGCGGAATGGATTGCCCGTAGTAAGGAAAACAAGCGTAAATCGTATAAGGTCAATGAGCTGCATGAAGAAGCGCTCTGGAAGTTGTATGACCCTGGCGCTCCGCTGATAAGTTTTCTACTTCCAGGCGTGCTGTTAATTGGATTGCTGGTCTTCTTTGGCGTCAATATAATAAGGACAGAAGTGGAGAGCTTTAGTGGTAACAGTGAGCGGGCTGACTGGAACAATACCGCCGGTATCAGGGAACAGCTCAATCATGCTGTTGAGAATGACTATCTCAGGTTTGGTAAGAAAGTCTTTGGTGAGCGGGAGCGGCCGATATATGCGAAAGTATTATCTGTGAAAGATTCCGCTTTGCTGTTGCAGGTGGCAGATACGCTAAGTGGCCAGTTTTATCGTGCGGAAAACCTGGCTGAGCTATTTGATGATCATATACCCACTATTCAGCCCGAATGGGTCCGCATTGATGCGCTTAGGGGAATTACCTTAAAGAACCGTAATATGGCCCTATTTGGG contains the following coding sequences:
- a CDS encoding helix-hairpin-helix domain-containing protein; the protein is MKQALWKAYCSFSVKERQGILLLLLVTVVCAATPALWEYCMPPAALKTDSTLLAEVRAFRSSLSATAVKGSDDVKHHQRFYFDPNTIDAEGWSALGLPERTIRMIARYRDKGGQFRRKEDLLRIYGLSPVLACELLPYVRISAPVAKKDTGYPSGTAFAARQPYKVGKRIPQLDINTADSMQWEALPGIGPVLAARIVKFRDRLGGFYTVAQIGETFGLPDSTFNKIQPYLRLSTVSLKKLDLNQTDEKSLAQHPYIRYKLARLIILYRSNHGAFRRLDDLLGIPLVDDSIYRKIEHYIKTENSPL
- a CDS encoding acyl-CoA dehydrogenase family protein; protein product: MNFEPTEMQQQITQVIRDFGKIHMQPYILEWDENQSFPVQLFKQLGELGLMGVLVPEKYGGSGLGYLEYVTVISEIAKICGAIGLSVAAHNSLCTGHILQFGSEEQKQRYLPKLASAEWIGAWGLTEPNTGSDAMNMKCVARREGDEWVLNGTKCWITHGKSGDVAVVIARTGDVRDSHGMSAFVVERGTPGFSGGKKENKLGMRASETAEMIFDNCRIPVANMLGNEGDGFIQSMKVLDGGRISIAALSLGIAKGAYEAALKYAQERHQFDKPIASFQGISFKLADMATEIMAAELLTMQAADGKTRGAKVTQHAAMAKYYASEVAVKAANEAVQIFGGYGYTKDFPVEKFYRDAKLCTIGEGTSEIQKLVIAREALK
- a CDS encoding NADP-dependent glyceraldehyde-3-phosphate dehydrogenase — its product is MSFEEQLHQMFPTADAIPAEYRLEKEVHQREYLSGGEMKPWNGDVHTVLSPICIQTANGLERKVIGSYPLCGPEEAMAALDAAVLAYNDGRGEWPTMPVPERIACMEKFTGKMIEKKPEIVQLIMWEIGKSYADSVKEFDRTIEYINTTIDALKDLDRNSSRFEIEQGIIAQIRRSPLGVVLCMGPFNYPLNETFTTLIPALIMGNTILFKPPKHGTLLHYPLLEAFASCFPKGVVNTIYGRGNVIIGPLMETGKINVLTLIGSSRVANQLKKMHPKVNRLRAILGLDAKNAAIISDKADLDLAVQETVLGSLSFNGQRCTALKIIFVHSKVADVFLQKLSAAISQLKIGMPWEKGVFLTPLPEPQKPAYLKECIDDAIANGAKIINENGGAAYESFVYPAVLYPVNDKMKLYREEQFGPVIPVIPFDDIETPIEYLIESDHGQQVSLFSNDADELASLIDPLVNQVSRVNINCQCQRGPDVYPFTGRKDSAEGTLSVPDALRAFSIRSMVATKQSEMNKNLLNRIVNDQTSNFLSTKYIF